The Coleofasciculus chthonoplastes PCC 7420 region GTCGGCTACCAACAGTTCAATCAGTTCATAGGGAAACGAAGCGTTTTCGTTAGAAGGATTAACTACATTAAGCCGAGTTGTTGGAGAATGCCTTGCCCGGTGAGTAATTCGGTAGCGATACCGATAACGAAGCCTAGCATCGCTAAGCGACCATTCCAGGTTTCGGCAAATGAGGTAAAGCCAAACTTGGTTTCTTGTTCTTGCAT contains the following coding sequences:
- a CDS encoding chlorophyll a/b-binding protein; this translates as MQEQETKFGFTSFAETWNGRLAMLGFVIGIATELLTGQGILQQLGLM